The following coding sequences lie in one Oryctolagus cuniculus chromosome 7, mOryCun1.1, whole genome shotgun sequence genomic window:
- the PRKAA2 gene encoding 5'-AMP-activated protein kinase catalytic subunit alpha-2 isoform X3, which translates to MVMEYVSGGELFDYICKHGRVEEMEARRLFQQILSAVDYCHRHMVVHRDLKPENVLLDAHMNAKIADFGLSNMMSDGEFLRTSCGSPNYAAPEVISGRLYAGPEVDIWSCGVILYALLCGTLPFDDEHVPTLFKKIRGGVFYIPEYLNRSVATLLMHMLQVDPLKRATIKDIREHEWFKQDLPTYLFPEDPSYDANVIDDEAVREVCEKFECTESEVMNSLYSGDPQDQLAVAYHLIIDNRRIMNQASEFYLASSPPAGSFMDDSAMHIPPGLKPHPERMPPLIADSPKAKCPLDALNTTKPKSLAVKKAKWHLGIRSQSKPYDIMAEVYRAMKQLDFEWKVVNAYHLRVRRKNPVTGNYVKMSLQLYLVDNRSYLLDFKSIDDEVVEQRSGSSTPQRSCSAAGLHRPRSSFDSTTAESHSLSGSLTGSLTGSTLSSVSPRLGSHTMDFFEMCASLITTLAR; encoded by the exons ATGGTAATGGAGTATGTTTCTGGAGGTGAATTATTTGATTACATCTGTAAACATGGACGG GTTGAGGAGATGGAAGCCAGGCGCCTCTTTCAGCAGATTCTGTCTGCCGTAGATTACTGTCATAGGCATATGGTTGTTCATCGAGACCTAAAACCAGAAAATGTGCTTTTGGATGCACACATGAATGCCAAGATAGCAGATTTTG gCTTATCAAACATGATGTCAGACGGTGAATTTCTGCGGACCAGTTGTGGGTCCCCGAATTATGCAGCGCCTGAAGTCATCTCAGGCAG ATTGTATGCAGGTCCTGAAGTTGATATCTGGAGCTGCGGTGTTATCTTGTATGCGCTTCTCTGTGGCACTCTCCCATTTGATGATGAACACGTTCCCACGTTGTTTAAGAAGATCCGAGGAGGTGTTTTTTATATCCCGGAATATCTTAATCGCTCTGTCGCCACCCTCCTGATGCATATGCTGCAGGTTGACCCCCTGAAACGAGCAACCATCAAAGACATAAG agaaCATGAGTGGTTTAAACAAGATTTGCCCACTTACTTATTTCCTGAAGACCCCTCCTATGATGCTAATGTCATTGATGATGAGGCTGTGAGAGAGGTGTGTGAAAAATTTGAGTGTACAGAATCAGAAGTAATGAACAGTTTATATAGTGGTGACCCTCAAGACCAGCTTGCGGTGGCTTATCATCTTATCATTGACAATCGGAGAATAATGAACCAAGCCAGTGAGTTCTACCTCGCTTCCAGTCCTCCAGCAGGTTCTTTTATGGATGATAGTGCCATGCATATTCCCCCAGGACTTAAACCTCATCCAGAAAGGATGCCGCCTCTCATAGCAGACAGCCCCAAAGCAAAATGTCCGTTGGATGCACTAAATACAACTAAGCCCAAATCTTTagctgtgaaaaaagccaaatggCATCTTGGAATCCGAAGTCAGAGCAAACCATATGACATCATGGCTGAAGTGTACCGAGCTATGAAGCAGCTGGACTTTGAATGGAAG GTAGTGAATGCATACCATCTTcgagtaagaagaaaaaatccaGTGACTGGCAATTATGTGAAAATGAGCTTGCAACTTTACCTGGTTGATAATAGAAGCTATCTTTTGGACTTTAAAAGCATTGATG ATGAGGTAGTGGAACAGAGGTCTGGTTCCTCAACACCTCAGCGCTCCTGCTCTGCGGCTGGCTTACACAGGCCAAGATCAAGTTTTGATTCTACCACTGCAGAGAGTCATTCGCTTTCTGGCTCTCTCACTGGCTCTTTGACAGGAAGCACATTGTCTTCAGTTTCACCTCGCCTGGGCAGTCACACCATGGATTTTTTTGAAATGTGTGCCAGTCTGATCACTACTTTAGCACGTTGA